The following are encoded together in the Pseudomonas sediminis genome:
- a CDS encoding DUF58 domain-containing protein gives MKPSRLLLGLLGGLFAAAVLLGALPLLGIRLADSLMPVAWGLLLALLLIAAVDALWLRRQPSPRLERVLPGNLPLGRWSEVQLIVHHDFAQTQEIEVFDHVPEGMAFDFLPQRVTLHPGQQTHASYRLKPLIRGHFHFDLCELKLPSPLRLWQAKRLLPLADESRVYPDFARLYGAQLKAVDDWLSQLGVRQRPRRGLGLEFHQLREFRDGDTLRQIDWKATARKRTPIAREYQDERDQQIVFLLDCGRRMRSQDDELSHFDHALNACLLLSYVALRQGDAVGLATFAGNQSRYLAPVKGPAQLNVLLNAVYDLETSQQPADFSAAADLLLARQRRRSLVVLVTNLRDEDDQDLLAAVRRLSRQHRVLIASLREEALDRLHQTPVEQFDQALAYCGTLDYLNARADLHERLAAHGVPVLDARPGELGPELVSSYLAWKKAGAL, from the coding sequence ATGAAACCTTCGCGCCTGCTCCTCGGGCTGCTCGGCGGCCTGTTCGCCGCCGCCGTATTGCTCGGTGCCTTGCCCCTGCTCGGCATTCGCCTGGCAGATAGCCTGATGCCAGTGGCCTGGGGGTTGTTGCTGGCGTTGCTGCTGATCGCCGCTGTCGACGCCCTGTGGCTGCGGCGCCAGCCATCTCCGCGTCTGGAGCGCGTGTTGCCGGGTAATCTGCCGCTCGGGCGCTGGAGCGAGGTGCAACTGATCGTTCACCATGACTTTGCCCAAACCCAGGAAATCGAGGTCTTCGACCATGTACCGGAAGGCATGGCCTTCGACTTCCTGCCGCAACGCGTCACCCTACACCCGGGCCAGCAAACCCACGCCAGCTATCGCCTCAAGCCGCTGATCCGCGGGCATTTCCATTTCGACCTGTGCGAGCTGAAGCTGCCCAGCCCGCTGCGCCTGTGGCAGGCCAAACGCCTGCTGCCGCTGGCTGACGAGAGTCGCGTCTACCCGGACTTCGCCCGCCTCTACGGCGCGCAGCTCAAGGCCGTGGACGACTGGCTGAGTCAGTTGGGCGTACGCCAACGCCCGCGTCGCGGCCTGGGTCTGGAATTTCACCAGCTACGCGAATTTCGTGACGGCGACACCTTGCGCCAGATCGACTGGAAGGCCACCGCGCGCAAGCGCACACCCATCGCTCGCGAGTATCAGGACGAGCGCGACCAGCAGATCGTCTTCCTGCTCGATTGCGGCCGCCGTATGCGTAGCCAGGACGACGAGCTATCGCACTTCGACCACGCCCTCAATGCCTGTCTGCTGCTCAGCTACGTCGCCCTGCGCCAGGGCGATGCCGTCGGCCTGGCAACCTTCGCCGGCAACCAGTCGCGTTACCTGGCGCCGGTCAAAGGCCCGGCTCAGTTGAACGTGCTGCTCAATGCCGTTTACGACCTCGAAACCAGCCAGCAACCGGCCGACTTCAGCGCCGCTGCCGACTTGCTGCTGGCACGTCAGCGGCGCCGCTCGCTGGTAGTGCTGGTGACCAACCTGCGCGACGAGGATGACCAGGACCTGCTCGCCGCCGTGCGTCGCCTGTCGCGTCAGCATCGCGTGCTGATCGCCAGCCTGCGTGAGGAGGCGCTGGACCGCCTGCACCAGACGCCCGTAGAGCAATTCGATCAGGCCCTGGCTTACTGCGGTACGCTGGACTACCTCAACGCCCGCGCCGACCTGCACGAGCGCC